AATAGACCTCTTGATAGAGTCCTTTACGGACTCGGTATAAGGTACGTGGGACAAACTACAGCAAAAAAAATAGCCGAAATTATAAACAGTGTATGGGATTTAAAAGACATTCCCCTTGAGAAGTTGATGAGATTGGAAGGAATAGGGTACAAGGTAGCAAGGAGTATAAAGGAGTTCTTCAACATACCTCAAAACCTTGAAGTTCTTAAAAAACTGGAAAAGGCGGGTGTAAACCTCGCCAAGAAAGTCAAAGAAAAAGTTGCAGACGTTTTGAAAGGAAAAACTTTCGTTTTCACGGGAACGCTCGATTGTTGTTCGAGGGAAAAGGCGGGGGAGATTGTTGAGATGCTCGGCGGAAAGTTCTCAAACTCTGTGACTTCCAAAACAGATTACCTAGTGGTGGGTAAAGATCCCGGAGCTACAAAACTCAGTAAAGCTAAGAAGTACGGAGTAAAGACTATAACCGAAGAGGAATTCGTAAACATGATAAAAGATTACGTGGATTTGGAGAAAATAAAGAAGGAGGATAAGAAGGAAAAACCGAAAATAGGCAGACTATTTTGAAACCTTTTTCTTTACTTCCTTGTTTACTCCGAAGAGCTTTTTCAGTTCCTCCTCTATCTTATCCCTTATCCTTCTGAGTTCGGGTATGGAAAGGTTTTTGGGTTCATCTATGTGTAGGTTTTCCCTCCTCTTGTGAGAAATCTCAAAGGGACATTTATCCTTTATCTCGTTATCTAAAATCACGACAACGTCAAGACTTTTGTAGGGAATTTTTCTTATGGGTTTAGGATAAAGACTTTTTGTAGGATATCCCTTTTCCTTCAGGACTTCTATTACTTCCCTGGGAGTAGTTCTTTCGGGTTCGAGTCCTGCGGAGTAAACTTCAGCCTTTATGCCCATCTTCTTTAAGATTTCCCTAGCTATGGCTTCCGCAAGCAGTGCCCTTACAGCTCCCTTTTTGCTTATGAATCCGATTTTCATAAAATTAATTTTATGGTAGACAAAGAACTTCTCGAAATTCTCGCCTGTCCGAAGTGTAAGGGTGATTTAAAGTATGAGGAGGAAAAGGAAATCCTTATATGTGAAAAGTGTAAGGTTTATTACGAAATAAAGGAGGGGATACCTATACTTCTGCCCGAGTCTGCGAAACCTCTTTCAGGATAATTTCCTTTAATTCTTCTTCCCGATCCGTTGAGTAATCTGAAGGTATATCTTCTTGAAAGACCTTTTTAAAGTGAACGAACTTAACAGGTTTCCTGTACATCTTCCTGTAAGAGTAAACCATTTCCCAGTCCGCGTTGTTGTCACCGATGTAGAGTCCTTCCTGAGCACCGAGCATTTCCATACAGAGGTGAAGGGGGTAAGGGTGGGGCTTCCTTAAGTTCGGGTCTCCCACCTCGTCCTCGTCTATTATCGCTTCAAAGTACTTCCAAAGGTCAAACCTGTCAAAGAGGTACTTCAAATCCCTTCTCGGTCTTCCCGTGACCACGCCATAACCACGCCATTTCTCTTCAAGCTTTCAAAGAACTCGGGTTTTAGTATTAACTCTTCTTTGTCTTTTAATTTGTCGTAATAGCCTTCGAAAACTTCTACGAGTTCCTTGTAATCCGGCGGTTTGTAGCCGAGGTTCTTTATTAATTCGTAAGTAACGTCCCAGTCGTTGTTTATTCCGTTTTTAAATTTAAACTCCCGGATGTACGAAAGTTCCAGTTCTCTTCCGGTGAAGTGCTTTATGGTTTCCTTTATTGCGTGGTGATAGGAATTCCTCACGTCTACAATTACTCCGTCCACGTCAAATATAGCTGCTTTCATACCGTGAGCTCCACCTCTTTTGTTTTCTCAAGTAAGTACTGTATGAAGTTGCTCGCCAAGAAAGTGATAGTACTGTTTTTTGGATAAATTATGTGGAATCTCCTCTTTATTTCAAAACCTTTAATCTTAACGACTACTAAATTTCCCGCTTTTATTTCTCCGTTCAGTAATCCTTTAGACAGGAAAGAGCATCCGTAACCGTTTTTTACTATCTGTATTATGTTTCTGCTGCTTGTTGATTCGATTTTTATGTTCAATTTATCGAACATTATTCCGAGTTCTTCGAGCTTTTCCCTCACGAGTTTCCTCGTTCCCGAGTGGGCTTCCCTCATAACGAGATCCAGTTCGTAAAGCCTTTCCGGTTCTATTTCTCCCTCCTTTGCTATCGGGTGTTCGGGATAAGTGAAAAATACTATCTCGTCCTCTAAAAAGGGAATATCAACGAATTTATCAGAAGGCTTTCTCTCTATTATTCCCACGTTCAGAACTCCGGAAACGAGTCCTTCTTCAACGTCGTGAGAGTTTCCCGTAAATATCTTTATCTTGGAACTTGGAAATTCCTTGTGAAATTCCGCTATTATCTTCGGGATTATGTACTCGCTGGGGGTTGCGCTGAGAACGAGGAATAGCGTATCTTTCAAATCTTTCTTTATCCTCGCTATTTCTTCCATAAGTCCTTCGTAACTGTTTAAAAGGAGTTTTGCTATTTCGTATATTCTCTTTCCCTCTTCAGTCAGGACCATCCTTCCGCCCTGTCTCTGGAAGAGTTTGGCTCCTACTGTTTTTTCCAGAGCTTTTATCTGCTGTGTTACTGCTGGTTGAGTTATGTATAAAACCTCCGATGCTTTTGAAAAACTTCCCAGCTCCGCGACGGTAACAAAAGTCTTGAGCTTAGAAATATCAATCATCCTTATTAATTTTATACCTCGGATAAGAAATGTTTATGAGGGTTATAAAAAAGAAAAATGGAGAGAAAGATTACCAGGTGAGAACTCTTCCCGCCTGACCGAGCGAAGGAAGTGCCTGGCTGGGTGTTAAAAGCGGTACGTCAAAGGCTAAGTCTTCCTTTGTCATTCCGTTGAGTTCTAAGGACTGGAGACATCCGACGAACTGAACACCGTTGTCCAATGCGAGTTCCATAAAGTCCTTGATGGTATTTCCTTCTTCCATGGGACGTATGCTTTCCGCAACGCCTTTCTTGAGAAGGAGTGTAGCTGGTCCGGTGAAGTACATGACCACGTTCATGTCAGCAGCAGCAGCGGTTGAAGCGAGGAAGAAAGCAGATGGAAGTCTCTTAGGATTTTCGGGACCTGTTATTAATATGATTACAAGATCAGCAGCTTGTTGTTGTTCGCTCATTCTTTCACCTCCTTAATAAGGAGTTTAATATATAAGAATGTTTAAAATCATCTAAAAAGATTTAATGGTAGTATAAACGGAACTTATAAAATACTTTCTTTGATGAAAATCTACTTAATGGGCTCGGACCAGAGGATAGTTAGGTGTGCGAGGGTGTCCTTTGCAAAGGACTCATATGTCGATGAAAAGAGGGACAAAAGACTCATTCGCTACCTCTTCAAGCACAGGCACGCGTCTCCCTTTGAGCACAACATCATTGCCTTTGAGTGGAAAAAGGAGAAGTGGATAGAACTCCTTTCAAAGCTGGAAAACCCTACCGTTCAGGTTTACTACTCAAATGGCTTTGTTTTTCTTAACTTAAGGAACGCTATCAACGTATGGGAACTTTTGCCCGACGCAGTCAAAGAAAGGATAAAGGAGGCTTTTCCTACCACTTACGGAGTAATTCAGCGGAGAGGGGAAATTGAGGATGAGGAACTTTATTCCCTTCCCTACACTAAAGATAAAGCTTACGTAAAGGAAAAGATTGAGACGAGTTCTGGCTGGATCGGGCTTGTTGATAAGCTGGAACTGGAAACTGATATGGATTTTTACACTTTTGTGGTTGAATGCCCTCTTTTTGTAGCCCGTCAGTGGATGAGGCACAGGTTCGGCTCTTACAACGAGGTTTCTAAAAGGTACGTGGGAAAGGAGTTTCTGGAATTTTATCTCCCTAAATACATAAGAAAGCAAGCGGAGAAAAACAAACAGGCTTCTGTGGATGAACCTATTTCTGAGAGTGAAGTTTTTATAAAAAAAATAGAAAATTTGATAAGCAAAAGCGTAAAGCTCTACGAGGAGATAATAGAAAAGGGCGGTGCAAAAGAGCTCGCAAGGGGAGTGCTTCCCCAGTTTATGAAAACGAGGTTTTACTGGACCGTTCCGAGGATTTCTCTTGACAACTTCATAACCCTCAGAACTCACGAAGGTGCACAAAAAGAGATAAGGGAATTTGCAGAAGCTATAAAGGAAATGGTAGGATACAGGGGAACTGATAAGAAGAACGTCATTTAAAATTTGCTCTATCAAGAAATCCCTTGAGTTCTTACAATTTTCTCTTTTTCGTCAACTTCAAAAATCTTTCCCAGAAACTGTTCACAAACCCATATATTTGTGAGGAGATGCCCGGTAAACTGAGGAACTCTTATCTCACCTCCGACCAGAGCCATCAGAGGTATCAAGTGGTCCGCAAGGTGTCTGTCAACGGTGGCACCGGAGCTCCAGTCTTCGTGTAATTTTTTTACGGCCTCTGCTCCCACAACCTCTGCAAGCTTTCCCTTTTTACCCAGGTTATCCGCACCGAGAACGTTTCCTTTAGTGTCTTCAAGCCAGATGGTTATGCTCGTTCCTATTGAGTTTGCGTTTGCGTACTGTCTGTAAACCTCTGGTTCAGGGTAGCCTAAGTTTTTTAGAGCTTCTATAGCTCCCTTTGCCTGCCTTTCCGCCACTTTCCTTTCCCTTAACTCTTCGTGAGCCACGGAAAACACGTGAATTTTTCTAATCTCTCCTCTCTCAGTTCTGTAAAGGTTAACTTTATCTTTCAGGTATTCCTTCACTTCTTGTAAGTTTTCCGGCTGTTTTTCTAATTTGTTCCTTACGCTTAATTGGACAATCCCGCCACCCGCAGGGTAAAAGCCTCTCTTTAAAACTTCAAGTCTGATAAATTCGGGAACTTTGTAGATGTAGTGGAGAAATACGAACCTCACCCAGTCTATTGTCGGACTTTTTGGTACGTCCGTTCCACCGATAACCTTTATCACTACTTCTCCGGGAACGAAAAGGGAGAGCGGAAGAATGGTTTGCAAGAAAAGAGGAATAGAACCTGCGGTGTCAAAGTTCACTTCGTAATAACCCGGTTTTAACTTTTGAGGTTTGTATTCAAGCTCAATAGAGCCGAGTTCGTCTCCCTTCACCTTTGCCTTTGCAAATCTTTTGAGAAGTTTTACTATGTTTAGGTGTTGTCTCTTGAGTCCAGGTTTTTCCCTTTTTGCCCTTATGTTGTAAATCCTTACGGGAACCTGTAGGAGTGTGCTTAAAAATAATGCCGTTCTTACTATCTGCCCTCCGCCTTCTCCGTACGAGCCGTCAAGCTCCAGAAACTCTCCCATCTCCCTTAAATGTATCTTCCTTCACTTTCCATTATTACTCTTATAACGTTTCCCTCCTTTTCAATTTTAGAAACTTTGTAGTCGTAGAAGTTTATCTTCTCAAGGGAATTCAGGTCCACGTTTTTCTCGACTATGTACCTCAGGGTGTAGGCCCTGTGAGGCATAGGGTTTACCACCTTCTTACCTTTTCTTATGTAATCAAACCTCACGAAGGTAACGTCTTCAGGGAAGGTTAGTGTTTCCCTCTGCTCTGTCGTTAAAAAGTCAAAAATTACAGAACTTTCAAACATCTTTTTAGATATGTCCTTTAAAACCTCTTTCCAGAACTCCGTTAGCTTTTTTCCTTTGTACTTGTCCTGAAAGGTTACCGAGTACCTCGGTATTGGGTCATTGACTCCGAGCATGCCAAAAAGCGGAGATATTATAATTCCCCTGTCTATTATGTTTTGTTGAACTTCGGGCGGAAGACACCAAAACTCAAGACTGTCCCAGAATTTCCCATTATACCTCCTCCACGCGGGAGCAAGGGGTTTAGTTTCTACCTTGAAGTACTCTATTAATTCCTTTCTATAGGGATTCAGTTCAGGGAACCTGTTCTTTTCCCTGTTTTCCCATATTGAGAAGTAGTCCTCCTTTACGAGGTCCATCGTGGACTGCTTTTTCTCCGAAGGAAGCAGGTAAAAAATCATGAGATTTATTTTAGCCCAAAAGAAGGCATGTTAAAATTTCCCTAAGATGGAGCTTCACTTTGCGGATGAGCCATTAAAGGTAAGCGAAGAGATAAATAAAAGTATACTGGAAACACTCCAAGAGAAAGAACAAATAGAAGTTCGTGGGGATTACATAATATTTAAAAACTTTACTGGAGTTGTAGGAGATTGTTTGGTAATTCCACGAAAACTCGCAGAACACTTTAAGCTAATCAACGAAAGTGGTGAAAAAACGCAGAACTTTTACGAAAGGTATAAAGAATTATTTGGAAAATTCTTAAAGTATATCCTGAAAAAACTTGCTAAAGAGCACATAATTTATACCCTTAGCTTGTCCAGTTTTCCCGTTGA
The genomic region above belongs to Aquifex aeolicus VF5 and contains:
- a CDS encoding low molecular weight phosphatase family protein; this encodes MKIGFISKKGAVRALLAEAIAREILKKMGIKAEVYSAGLEPERTTPREVIEVLKEKGYPTKSLYPKPIRKIPYKSLDVVVILDNEIKDKCPFEISHKRRENLHIDEPKNLSIPELRRIRDKIEEELKKLFGVNKEVKKKVSK
- a CDS encoding Trm112 family protein, with amino-acid sequence MVDKELLEILACPKCKGDLKYEEEKEILICEKCKVYYEIKEGIPILLPESAKPLSG
- a CDS encoding HAD family hydrolase, yielding MKYLFDRFDLWKYFEAIIDEDEVGDPNLRKPHPYPLHLCMEMLGAQEGLYIGDNNADWEMVYSYRKMYRKPVKFVHFKKVFQEDIPSDYSTDREEELKEIILKEVSQTRAEV
- a CDS encoding HAD hydrolase-like protein, which produces MKAAIFDVDGVIVDVRNSYHHAIKETIKHFTGRELELSYIREFKFKNGINNDWDVTYELIKNLGYKPPDYKELVEVFEGYYDKLKDKEELILKPEFFESLKRNGVVMAWSREDREGI
- a CDS encoding LysR substrate-binding domain-containing protein, with product MIDISKLKTFVTVAELGSFSKASEVLYITQPAVTQQIKALEKTVGAKLFQRQGGRMVLTEEGKRIYEIAKLLLNSYEGLMEEIARIKKDLKDTLFLVLSATPSEYIIPKIIAEFHKEFPSSKIKIFTGNSHDVEEGLVSGVLNVGIIERKPSDKFVDIPFLEDEIVFFTYPEHPIAKEGEIEPERLYELDLVMREAHSGTRKLVREKLEELGIMFDKLNIKIESTSSRNIIQIVKNGYGCSFLSKGLLNGEIKAGNLVVVKIKGFEIKRRFHIIYPKNSTITFLASNFIQYLLEKTKEVELTV
- a CDS encoding DsrE family protein, yielding MSEQQQAADLVIILITGPENPKRLPSAFFLASTAAAADMNVVMYFTGPATLLLKKGVAESIRPMEEGNTIKDFMELALDNGVQFVGCLQSLELNGMTKEDLAFDVPLLTPSQALPSLGQAGRVLTW
- the thyX gene encoding FAD-dependent thymidylate synthase, producing the protein MKIYLMGSDQRIVRCARVSFAKDSYVDEKRDKRLIRYLFKHRHASPFEHNIIAFEWKKEKWIELLSKLENPTVQVYYSNGFVFLNLRNAINVWELLPDAVKERIKEAFPTTYGVIQRRGEIEDEELYSLPYTKDKAYVKEKIETSSGWIGLVDKLELETDMDFYTFVVECPLFVARQWMRHRFGSYNEVSKRYVGKEFLEFYLPKYIRKQAEKNKQASVDEPISESEVFIKKIENLISKSVKLYEEIIEKGGAKELARGVLPQFMKTRFYWTVPRISLDNFITLRTHEGAQKEIREFAEAIKEMVGYRGTDKKNVI
- the rtcA gene encoding RNA 3'-terminal phosphate cyclase: MGEFLELDGSYGEGGGQIVRTALFLSTLLQVPVRIYNIRAKREKPGLKRQHLNIVKLLKRFAKAKVKGDELGSIELEYKPQKLKPGYYEVNFDTAGSIPLFLQTILPLSLFVPGEVVIKVIGGTDVPKSPTIDWVRFVFLHYIYKVPEFIRLEVLKRGFYPAGGGIVQLSVRNKLEKQPENLQEVKEYLKDKVNLYRTERGEIRKIHVFSVAHEELRERKVAERQAKGAIEALKNLGYPEPEVYRQYANANSIGTSITIWLEDTKGNVLGADNLGKKGKLAEVVGAEAVKKLHEDWSSGATVDRHLADHLIPLMALVGGEIRVPQFTGHLLTNIWVCEQFLGKIFEVDEKEKIVRTQGIS
- the yaaA gene encoding peroxide stress protein YaaA — protein: MIFYLLPSEKKQSTMDLVKEDYFSIWENREKNRFPELNPYRKELIEYFKVETKPLAPAWRRYNGKFWDSLEFWCLPPEVQQNIIDRGIIISPLFGMLGVNDPIPRYSVTFQDKYKGKKLTEFWKEVLKDISKKMFESSVIFDFLTTEQRETLTFPEDVTFVRFDYIRKGKKVVNPMPHRAYTLRYIVEKNVDLNSLEKINFYDYKVSKIEKEGNVIRVIMESEGRYI